Proteins encoded in a region of the Macadamia integrifolia cultivar HAES 741 unplaced genomic scaffold, SCU_Mint_v3 scaffold540, whole genome shotgun sequence genome:
- the LOC122069165 gene encoding putative pentatricopeptide repeat-containing protein At3g01580: MLITIYGFGISHSGGFSLPFCDDSFNSGSIPKKRSSLSWAPSELRSARNRELIESKANKASKNYDIKCKESRVEKISEFGLKPISKQSITELKYTHALQKLLELQRLDEAKDLCLKMKRKGFEPPIVLQSMLIDLFMKSACISDAYEVFGEMPERNVVTWTSMISGCVRNGYPEVGISLFWEMIKVGVLPNDVTFNVILQACADLSTLNFGIQIHSLIVRAGFFSDYRIENCLIYFYSKCGLVDLAHQVFIRMLKPDLVSFTSMIGGYLKNGLLEPAFGLFDTMRKLGLDPNEHTISSILVACQPMVGEQIHAYMVKTLLDRSLYSASALIEFYSKNNSFESAMLVFEKLGTMSVVTWSSMISCCARNGLGYDALELFYRMVNLGIKPNKYTFVAVIGACGLSSMFMGMGKQVHCFVIKLNLGLDNRILNALVTMYARNSKIEELGKVFEKIQDPDTVSWSAAIIGYSQNALSGKSTSLFCQMHKSGAKPNEYGFSGVLSSCSTQALLDQGKQVHGFALKLGCDTDVCVGNSLVNMYAKCGNIDNARLTFDGMPRRDLMSWNTLIHGYAHHGHGKKAFQLFDEMVESGSIKPNNATFVGILNACSHAGYVEEGFEYFKIMESCYGIVPSISHYACLVDMMGRVGRLDDAVLIIEHMPFQPDYLIWKTLLGSCRVHMNLKLGKCAAQRAIELSPEDSANYVLLSNLLAECGERLDSERTRKMMEERGVKKDAGWSWIEIKSVVNAFIARDRNHPEAEAIYHILDELLVKMKEEGYSPDFSWALYDS, encoded by the exons ATGTTGATCACCATTTACGGATTTGGAATCTCTCATTCTGgtggattctctctcccattctGTGACGATTCATTTAACTCGGGTTCTATACCAAAGAAGAGGAGTTCGCTTTCATGGGCTCCTTCAGAACTGCGTTCTGCTCG AAACAGAGAACTGATTGAGTCCAAGGCAAATAAGGCAAGCAAAAATTACGACATCAAATGTAAAGAAAGCAGAGTAGAAAAAATTTCAGAGTTTGGTCTCAAGCCCATCTCAAAGCAATCAATCACAGAGCTGAAATATACCCATGCTCTGCAGAAATTGTTGGAGTTGCAGAGACTTGATGAAGCAAAGGACTTGTGtttgaagatgaaaagaaaaggatttgAACCTCCGATTGTTCTACAGTCAATGCTGATTGATCTCTTTATGAAATCTGCTTGTATCTCTGATGCTTATGAGGTGTTTGGAGAAATGCCCGAAAGGAATGTAGTCACTTGGACCTCCATGATTTCTGGCTGTGTTCGGAATGGCTATCCGGAAGTTGGCATTTCTTTGTTTTGGGAGATGATTAAAGTGGGTgttcttcccaatgatgtcaccTTCAATGTTATACTTCAGGCTTGTGCTGACCTTTCTACATTGAATTTTGGAATTCAAATTCATTCCTTAATTGTAAGAGCTGGGTTCTTTAGTGATTATAGGATCGAAAATTGCTTGATTTATTTTTACTCAAAGTGCGGCTTAGTTGATTTAGCCCACCAAGTTTTCATCAGAATGTTGAAGCCTGATTTGGTATCTTTCACTTCTATGATTGGAGGTTATTTAAAGAATGGTTTGCTTGAACCAGCATTTGGATTGTTTGATACGATGAGGAAGTTGGGGCTGGACCCAAATGAACACACCATCAGTAGCATTTTGGTTGCCTGTCAACCAATGGTTGGTGAGCAGATTCATGCTTACATGGTTAAAACCTTGTTGGATCGGAGTCTCTACTCTGCAAGTGCTCTGATTGAATTTTATTCAAAGAACAACTCCTTTGAGAGTGCCATGCTGGTTTTTGAAAAGTTAGGGACTATGAGTGTGGTGACCTGGAGCTCAATGATCTCCTGCTGTGCCAGAAATGGGCTTGGATATGATGCTCTGGAGTTGTTCTAtagaatggtcaatttaggGATCAAACCCAATAAGTATACCTTTGTTGCTGTGATTGGGGCTTGTGGTTTATCCTCTATGTTCATGGGAATGGGAAAGCAAGTCCATTGCTTTGTAATAAAGTTGAATTTGGGATTGGACAACCGGATCTTAAATGCTTTGGTTACCATGTATGCAAGAAACAGCAAGATAGAAGAGCTTGGGAAAGTGTTTGAGAAAATCCAGGATCCTGATACTGTTTCATGGTCTGCAGCCATAATTGGTTACTCCCAAAATGCGTTGAGTGGGAAATCAACAAGCTTGTTTTGCCAAATGCATAAAAGTGGAGCTAAGCCTAATGAATATGGATTTTCTGGCGTTCTTAGTTCATGTTCTACTCAGGCTTTATTGGATCAAGGAAAACAGGTTCATGGTTTTGCATTGAAGCTAGGATGTGATACTGATGTTTGCGTAGGAAACTCACTTGTTAATATGTATGCCAAGTGTGGGAATATCGATAATGCGAGGTTGACATTTGATGGCATGCCCAGACGCGATCTCATGTCATGGAACACGTTGATTCACGGGTATGCTCATCATGGGCATGGGAAAAAGGCCTTTCAACTCTTTGATGAGATGGTTGAATCAGGGTCCATCAAACCTAACAATGCTACATTTGTGGGAATCTTGAATGCATGTAGTCATGCAGGTTATGTGGAAGAAGGATTCGAGTACTTTAAGATCATGGAGAGTTGCTACGGAATTGTCCCTTCCATTTCTCACTATGCTTGTCTAGTTGACATGATGGGCCGAGTGGGAAGGCTCGATGACGCAGTCCTGATCATTGAACACATGCCATTCCAACCAGATTATTTGATATGGAAAACTCTTTTAGGATCTTGTAGAGTGCACATGAACTTAAAGCTTGGTAAGTGCGCTGCACAGAGGGCTATTGAATTGTCCCCTGAGGATTCTGCAAATTATGTTCTTCTTTCAAACTTACTTGCTGAGTGTGGGGAAAGGTTGGACTCCGAGAGGACaaggaagatgatggaagagAGAGGAGTGAAGAAAGATGCTGGTTGGAGTTGGATTGAGATAAAGAGTGTGGTGAATGCATTTATTGCTAGGGACAGAAATCACCCGGAAGCAGAAGCCATCTACCATATATTGGATGAACTTTTAgtgaaaatgaaagaagaaggttACTCCCCTGACTTCAGCT